A single Harpia harpyja isolate bHarHar1 chromosome 6, bHarHar1 primary haplotype, whole genome shotgun sequence DNA region contains:
- the LRTM2 gene encoding leucine-rich repeat and transmembrane domain-containing protein 2: MLPTTAGHRWRSRFLMRWQEACLLGCWLSLCAAESFFACPSSCKCNSGNLEVDCSGLGLSSIPSDIPTNTRTFLFLNNKLSILPGAVFSNLSALQRLDLSNNFLDQLPQNIFSDLGNLTELHLRNNSIRALDKDLLQHTALLRQLDLSINGLAQIPSGIFDDLPALRSLSLRSNRLQSLDRVTFEPLTSLQQLQVGDNPWECDCNLRDFKHWMEWFSYRGGKIDQLACTLPKELKGKDMRMVPMEMFNYCSQLDDENSSTVLDNTGPPCTKGSPTPSKSKSGPETEVEPSVGCPQKQRYRPVSVRRAIGTVIIAGVVCGIVCIMMVVAAAYGCIYASLMAKYHRELKKRQPLMGDTEGEHEEQKQISSVA; this comes from the exons ATGCTGCCTACAACTGCCGGCCACCGGTGGAGGAGCAGGTTCCTCATGAGGTGGCAAGAGGCTTGTC TGCTTGGCTGTTGGCTGTCTCTATGTGCTGCCGAGTCCTTCTTTGCTTGTCCTTCCTCATGCAAGTGTAACAGTGGCAACCTGGAAGTGGACTGTAGTGGCTTGGGCCTCTCTTCCATCCCCTCAGACATCCCCACAAACACCAGGACCTTCCTCTTTCTCAACAACAAACTCAGCATCCTGCCGGGAGCAGTGTTTTCCAACCTCTCTGCCCTACAAAGGCTGGATCTATCCAACAACTTCTTGGACCAGCTCCCTCAGAACATCTTCAGCGACCTGGGGAACCTCACGGAGCTCCATCTGAGGAACAACAGCATCCGGGCCTTGGACAAggacctgctacagcacacagcCCTGTTGCGCCAGCTGGATCTCTCCATCAACGGCCTGGCCCAGATACCCTCGGGCATCTTTGACGACCTGCCTGCTCTCCGCTCCCTCTCTCTCAGGTCCAATCGCCTGCAGAGCCTGGACAGGGTGACCTTTGAACCACTAACCAGCCTGCAGCAACTCCAAGTTGGGGATAACCCCTGGGAATGTGACTGCAACCTCCGAGACTTCAAGCACTGGATGGAGTGGTTCTCCTACAGAG GTGGGAAAATCGACCAGCTGGCATGTACCCTGCCCAAGGAGCTGAAAGGGAAGGATATGAGAATGGTGCCCATGGAGATGTTTAACTACTGCTCCCAGCTGGATGATGAGAACAGCTCTACAGTGCTGGACAATACTGGCCCACCCTGCACTAAAGGAAGCCCAACTCCTTCCAAATCTAAATCAGGCCCAGAAACAGAAGTGGAGCCCAGTGTGGGATGTCCTCAGAAACAGCGATATAGGCCTGTGAGCGTGCGCCGGGCTATTGGCACTGTTATCATCGCAGGGGTGGTTTGCGGCATCGTTTGCATCATGATGGTGGTGGCAGCTGCTTATGGTTGCATCTATGCCTCCCTTATGGCCAAGTACCACCGGGAGCTGAAGAAGAGGCAGCCACTCATGGGTGACACAGAAGGTGAACATGAAGAGCAAAAACAAATCTCTTCTGTGGCATGA